One window of Helicoverpa zea isolate HzStark_Cry1AcR chromosome 12, ilHelZeax1.1, whole genome shotgun sequence genomic DNA carries:
- the LOC124635147 gene encoding probable prefoldin subunit 4: MANSGKGTFQPDSDVHISFEDQQKINKFARLNAKVDDYKEELKVKQNDMKNLEEAVEELSLADDGEKIPYLIGEVFICQGLEDTLKSLDEAKSRKVNEINELEAKCDELKSQMGELKAHLYGKFGSHINLENEED, translated from the exons ATGGCTAATTCAGGAAAAGGAACTTTTCAACCA gactCAGATGTTCACATTTCGTTCGAAGAtcaacagaaaataaataaatttgctCGTTTAAATGCTAAAGTAGACGACTACAAAGAAGAACTTAAAGTTAAACAGAACGATATGAAAAACTTAGAAGAAGCTGTGGAAGAACTCAGTCTTGCTGATGATGGAGAAAAAATTCCTTACCTTATTGGTGAGGTCTTCATTTGTCAAGGACTTGAAGATACATTA aaatcaTTAGATGAAGCCAAGTCACGAAAagtgaatgaaataaatgagCTTGAAGCTAAATGTGATGAGCTTAAATCTCAAATGGGGGAATTAAAAGCCCATCTTTATGGCAAGTTTGGAAGTCATATAAATTTGGAGAATGAAgaagattaa